From the genome of Bacteroides sp. MSB163, one region includes:
- a CDS encoding phosphatase PAP2 family protein, protein MMLLEVLNEVVDIDTDIFLSINRMHSPFFDYFMSTYSGKWIWIPMYAAIWYVMLRNFHWKVTLFCMVALALVITIADQTGATLIRPYVERLRPSNLENPISDMVHIVNGRRGGRYGFPSCHAANTFGLAFFIWFLFRKRWLTVFMMGWALLTCYSRIYLGVHYPGDLIVGTLIGLFAAYIVYRLFLKVSGHKTMEKVPHIYAPILVGGLTIVGILIYSTVMIL, encoded by the coding sequence ATGATGCTATTAGAAGTATTGAATGAGGTTGTTGACATTGATACTGACATATTCCTCTCCATCAACCGGATGCACAGTCCGTTCTTTGATTATTTCATGAGTACCTACAGTGGTAAATGGATTTGGATACCCATGTATGCCGCCATTTGGTACGTGATGCTACGCAATTTCCATTGGAAAGTGACTTTGTTCTGCATGGTCGCCCTGGCACTCGTAATTACCATTGCCGACCAGACGGGGGCAACATTGATACGTCCGTATGTGGAACGTCTCCGCCCTTCCAATCTGGAAAATCCTATATCCGATATGGTGCATATTGTAAACGGACGTCGGGGAGGACGTTATGGTTTCCCGTCTTGCCATGCTGCCAATACTTTCGGGCTGGCATTCTTTATCTGGTTTCTTTTCCGTAAACGATGGCTCACCGTATTTATGATGGGGTGGGCGTTGCTGACCTGCTATTCACGTATCTACCTGGGAGTACATTATCCGGGCGATCTCATAGTGGGAACACTGATCGGATTATTTGCCGCATATATTGTATACCGCCTTTTCCTGAAAGTCAGCGGACATAAGACTATGGAGAAAGTTCCTCACATTTATGCTCCGATACTGGTGGGCGGACTGACGATAGTGGGGATACTGATATATTCCACGGTGATGATCTTATAG
- a CDS encoding LTA synthase family protein yields MKERLIGLIKTYILFVCIFILQKPLFILYYSSLYAGTSWTDPFKVIWNGLPLDLSLAGYLTAIPGLLFIASAWTLSKTLRRIWNGYYFFIAILLAVIFIVDIGLYEYWGFRLDATPLFYFFSSPKDALASISIWQVLGGIVAMILYASLLYALLLWIQKGIWKRLKLPYRRLSVSGVMLLLTGLLFIPIRGGFTVSTMNTGKVYFSSNQRLNHAAINPAFSLMESLSKQKDFGKQYRFMEAAQADELIKNLVDPSVLDSTVMVPDTLRTTLFKTERPNVIFVILESFSSRLMTTLGGESDIAVQMDSLAKEGVLFTNFYANSFRTDRGLVAILSGYPAQPTTSIMKYPRKTQNLPAIAGSLRDAGYRTKYYYGGDADFTNMRSYLMSSGFEHIISDQDFPVSERLSKWGAHDHLVFNRLLEDMKAEAADTASAENARPFFQVLQTSSSHEPFEVPYRRLANDRLNAFAYTDSCVGDFVKRFRELPQWKNTVLVLVPDHLGAYPEYLNYLSVERYQIPLLLIGGAVSEPRRIDIYGSQHDIAATLLAQLSLPHQDFVFSKDMLNPASPHFAFFAVPDAFGMVTPDNQLIFNCEANAVAVDEGSTKGKNLLPGKAYLQKLYDDIAKR; encoded by the coding sequence ATGAAAGAAAGGCTTATTGGATTGATAAAGACGTACATTCTCTTCGTCTGTATCTTTATACTACAGAAACCGTTATTTATACTCTACTACAGTTCTTTGTATGCAGGAACTTCCTGGACAGACCCTTTCAAGGTTATCTGGAATGGTTTACCCCTCGATCTCTCGCTTGCCGGATATTTAACGGCTATTCCCGGACTACTCTTCATAGCGTCCGCCTGGACACTTTCCAAGACACTCCGCCGTATCTGGAACGGCTATTACTTCTTCATCGCTATTTTGCTCGCTGTCATTTTCATTGTTGATATAGGTTTATATGAGTATTGGGGCTTCCGTCTGGATGCTACACCGCTCTTTTATTTCTTCTCTTCTCCCAAAGATGCGCTGGCAAGTATCAGTATATGGCAGGTGCTGGGAGGAATAGTAGCCATGATCCTGTATGCATCATTGCTTTACGCTCTTCTTCTTTGGATACAGAAAGGTATCTGGAAAAGGTTGAAACTGCCTTATCGCCGATTGTCGGTGTCAGGTGTAATGCTGTTACTGACCGGTTTGCTCTTTATTCCTATTCGTGGCGGTTTTACCGTTTCTACAATGAACACCGGCAAAGTTTATTTCAGTTCTAACCAACGCTTGAATCATGCGGCTATCAATCCGGCATTCAGCCTGATGGAATCTCTATCCAAACAAAAAGATTTCGGCAAGCAATATCGTTTTATGGAAGCGGCACAGGCGGATGAGTTGATAAAGAATCTGGTAGATCCGTCAGTGCTGGACAGTACTGTAATGGTTCCTGATACTTTACGTACGACTTTATTCAAGACAGAACGCCCCAATGTTATCTTTGTTATATTGGAGAGCTTCTCATCCAGATTGATGACTACTTTGGGCGGTGAATCGGATATTGCCGTACAGATGGACAGTCTGGCAAAGGAGGGAGTACTTTTTACAAACTTTTATGCCAATAGTTTCCGTACAGACCGTGGACTGGTGGCTATTCTGAGTGGCTATCCCGCACAGCCTACCACGAGTATCATGAAGTATCCCCGTAAGACACAGAATCTTCCTGCTATTGCAGGTAGTCTGCGTGATGCCGGATACCGTACTAAATATTATTATGGAGGTGATGCCGACTTTACGAATATGCGTTCCTATCTGATGTCTTCCGGTTTTGAGCATATTATTTCCGATCAGGACTTTCCCGTATCAGAGCGCTTGAGTAAATGGGGAGCGCATGACCATCTTGTTTTCAACCGTCTGCTGGAAGATATGAAGGCTGAGGCGGCAGACACAGCTTCGGCGGAAAATGCCCGTCCCTTTTTCCAGGTATTGCAAACTTCCAGCAGCCATGAACCCTTTGAAGTTCCGTATCGCCGTCTGGCGAATGATCGTTTAAACGCTTTTGCTTATACTGATAGTTGTGTAGGCGACTTTGTGAAGCGTTTCCGCGAATTGCCCCAATGGAAGAATACAGTGCTGGTATTGGTTCCCGACCACCTGGGCGCGTATCCTGAATATCTGAATTATCTATCGGTAGAACGTTACCAAATTCCCCTGTTATTGATAGGAGGTGCGGTTAGCGAACCAAGACGCATTGATATATATGGTTCCCAACATGATATTGCGGCTACTTTATTGGCACAATTATCATTGCCACATCAGGATTTTGTGTTCAGTAAAGATATGCTGAATCCGGCTTCTCCACATTTTGCATTCTTTGCCGTGCCGGATGCCTTTGGTATGGTGACACCGGACAATCAGTTGATATTTAACTGCGAAGCTAATGCCGTGGCAGTAGATGAAGGCAGTACGAAAGGCAAGAACTTGCTGCCGGGCAAGGCCTATTTGCAGAAATTATATGATGATATTGCTAAAAGATAA
- the fsa gene encoding fructose-6-phosphate aldolase has product MKFFIDTANLDQIREAYDMGVLDGVTTNPSLMAKEGIKGVDNQRKHYVEICNIVQGDVSAEVIATDYEGMIKEGEELAALNPHIVVKVPCIADGIKAVKYFTSKGIRTNCTLVFSVGQALLAAKAGATYVSPFVGRLDDICEDGIALVGKIVEMYRYYGYTTQVLAASIRHTAHIMQCIEVGADVATCPLSAIKGLLNHPLTDSGLKKFLEDYKRVNG; this is encoded by the coding sequence ATGAAGTTTTTTATTGACACTGCAAATTTAGATCAAATCCGGGAGGCTTATGATATGGGCGTTCTTGATGGAGTGACAACCAATCCTTCGCTCATGGCGAAAGAAGGTATCAAAGGAGTAGATAACCAGCGGAAACATTATGTCGAAATCTGCAACATCGTGCAAGGCGATGTCAGTGCCGAAGTAATTGCTACGGATTATGAAGGTATGATTAAGGAAGGTGAAGAACTTGCTGCACTCAACCCTCACATCGTAGTAAAAGTTCCCTGTATTGCCGACGGTATCAAGGCTGTCAAATATTTCACTTCCAAAGGGATCCGTACCAATTGCACATTAGTATTTTCCGTAGGACAAGCATTGCTGGCCGCCAAGGCAGGAGCTACTTATGTTTCTCCGTTTGTCGGGCGTCTGGATGACATCTGTGAAGACGGTATTGCACTGGTAGGCAAGATTGTAGAAATGTATCGATATTACGGTTATACTACACAGGTACTTGCAGCTTCCATTCGTCATACAGCGCACATCATGCAATGTATCGAAGTAGGGGCTGATGTAGCAACCTGTCCGTTGTCTGCCATCAAAGGTCTACTTAATCATCCGTTGACGGATTCCGGGTTGAAAAAGTTCCTTGAAGACTATAAACGTGTAAACGGATAA